The Armatimonadota bacterium DNA segment GAACCAGACAAGATGCTCACACGCGCCGAGGCAGCACGCTGGTTGTGGCACCGCTTGAAGCAGGGGGGCTTTCGGGCGAACTATGCCCGTCCCGCATTGCCCTACACCGACCTGCCTGAAAACCATCCTGCCCGGCAGGCGGTAGAAGCTCTCGTTGCCGCGGGCGTAATCCAGCCGGAGGAGACGCTGTTCCGTCCGGATGTGCCCATCTCGCGGGGGCTGCTGGCGCAGTGGCTGGTGAGTGTCATGACGAAACTGGGGCAGTGGACGCTTGTCGCTCCAGAGAAGCCCAGGTATCTGGACGTACCGCTCGATTCGCCGTTCGCTGCCGCTATCGAAACGCTGCGCAAACATCGTATCACTTCGATGCTGTGGGACGGTGCAGAGGCTTTCCAGCCGGACGGCGCGCGCTTCTTCCCCGAAGGTCCCATCACCCGCGCCGACGCAGCGAGGACGCTCTACCTGACCGTGCGCGACACCATATGGCGAGCGGAGGACGCGGACTACGTGCGGTGAGAGGCGTGGGGATGGGCATCGTCTGTTTCTGGCAAGCCGCCCGCACCCCGTTGGGAGGAACGGTCAGAATCGTTTCCTGCGTAGATAGGGATGGCTATGCGGCTTGCCGGGTCGAGCGCGACGAATGCGTGCAAACACAGGAGGCAACGAAGGAGGCGCGATGCGAAGAGCGGTTGTTTACGTGCTGGTAGTGTTGGTAGTGGGGATGGTCATTTATGCCCTCCAACCACCGAAGCCACTCGGCGCTGGAGACACTGCACCGGACGTAGTGCTCCAGATGACAGATGGTGATCAGAAATCGCTCTCTTCCTACCGCGGTAAAGTGGTGGTTCTGGACTTCTGGGCGACTTGGTGCGCTCCGTGCCGGTTCACGATGCCCAAAATCATCGATTTCCACAACCGCCACAAAGGGCAGAACGTGGAGGTTATCGGTGTGGCGGTCGATGTGACCAGCCGCGAGGAGGTAGAACAGTTTCTGAAGGAGATGGGCGTTCACTACCCCATTGCCGTAGACAGCAGTAGCGAAGTGAAGAAGGCGTTCGAGATTAAGAACCTGCCCACGTTGTTCGTGATTGACAAAGAGGGAAACATCCTGCTGCGGCTGGAAGGCTACGACCCGCAGAACACCATCCAGACGCTGGAAGATACGGTGCAGCGCGCCCTGTAGGGGCAACCCTCCGTGGTTGCCCCTGCGGAGGGTTACCCTACCCGTACCAGTTTGATTCGATTGGGGTCGTTGGTGCCGATGCCCATCTGCGCAGCGGTCTGCAGGTAACGTACCGGTCGTCCTGCCTGCGCCAGAGGAGGTAATCCCATCTCCTTGCGCCTCGCCTCGATAATCTGCCAGCCGACGGTGTCGATGGCAATGGGGTCTGTGGCGACGAGGATAGCGTTATAATCCCATGCTGCGTCGCCGCGAAGCCCGGGACCTCCATCCGCTATCGGGCGGATGGCATCACACACGATAAGGCGCGTTTTCTGCCGGATGACGGGCAGCGCGTTCAGGTCTGCCAGATAGGGGTCACAGTTATTGCCGTGATGTGCGCCCGGATTGTCGAAGGAGCCATAGTGGTTCTTGCAGGCGTTGGTGATGCCTGCGATGCTATGGTCTTTCAGGATGGGCGCGTTCACCAGCGCGGTGATGCGTTCGGTGAGAATCTTGCTCAGGCGTCCGTGGAAGGAACCCTGTCGGGTGGGGTTCGGCTCATAGTCGCCGTTGGTTCCATAGCACTTCACGCCAGCGCCTTCACGGTTCAGGGTGTATCCCGATTTCGCCAGGTCGCCGTCGCTGCGGTCCCAGATGATGATGTTCTCCGGTTTCACCCCTGCCAGCTTCAGCCCCTCTACAATCGCCATTACCACCTCGGGATGGGTGGAGGCGCCCCTGCCGAACAGGCAGTTGACCTTAATGCCCACCACATCCTCTGGGGAGAAGTAGCGTTTCCAGGCTGCCCGGTCCGTTTTCTCCCCACTGAGGCGTCGCACCGCCTCGAAGAGCATTGCCTGGGCGACTTCCTGGCGGACACGGTGTGCCTCCGTCTGCACGTTAGGGTTTTTCACCTCTACCACCGTGCTCTGCGGGTTCTTTTTGTCTTGCAGCAGCATCGCGAACGCGGCGGCCGGGGTATACAGTCCCGCCCCGGTCATCATCAACTCTTTCAGAAACTCTCTGCGTGATGGCATCTTGCTTCACTCCTTCTTTTCCAGATGTCGTTCGTAGAATCGCTTCTGCGCCTCGCGAGTGAGGTGGCGCAGGTCACCCATGGTGTTCACGCGAATCGCCGCTATCGGCTGCACCGGACACTTGGCTTCGCATTCACCGCAACCGGTGCACAGGTACTCATTGACAAACGGGCGGCGCAGCCCATCCACGACCTTCCAGTACAGTGCGCGATAGGAACAGTGCTCGTCGCACACGAGACACTTCTTATCCTGCGCCCAGACGATACAGGTGCTCCTGTCTATATACGCCCTGCCGATAAAAAGGTACTTCTTCTCTTCTGCCGTGAAGGGTTGAATGGCGTCCGTAGGACACACGTCACCGCAGGCGGTGCAATGCTGGGCACAGTGTCCGATTCGGGGAACCAGCACGGGTGTCCAGAAGCCCTCGATACCCGCCTCGGTGAGTGCCGGTTGCAGCCCGTTGGTCGGACACACTTTCATGCACAGGCTGCACCGCACACATTTCTGTAGAAACTGATCTTCAGGCAGGCTTCCGGGCGGTCGGATGCGGAAGGGGCTGGACGCTTTGATGGGCGAGTTGCCCACTCGCTTTGCGCTGGTGTCGCCTGCCGAAATGCCCGCCCACAACATCCCCAGCGCGGCAAACCCCAGCAACCGCCGCCGGTGGATATCCGTGCCCGTCTCGAAGCCCTCGCGTCGCAGGGTGATAGGGAACGAGGTTGCGCCCGGTGCACACACCGACACACAGTTGTAGCAGTAGATACACTCCCGCGCCAGGTAGCGATGGGAATCGGGCAGGATGGAACCCATCTTGCACTCGCGGTCGCAGCGGTGGCACTCGATGCACCTGTCCGACTGGGTTTGCCGCCGCACGATACCCCAGCCCGACAGCAGCGCCAGCAACGCGCCCAGCGGGCACAAGTTCCGGCACCAGAATCGTCGGCTGACCAGTCCCAGCGCGAGGATGCCCCCAAACAGCAACGCCGCCAGCAGGTTCATTCGGTAGTGAGGCTGGCTTTCAGGAACGAACGGTATATGGGTAAGCGCAGGTGCCCAATCCGCCACCATCGGCGAGCCAGTCAACATGCGCCCCAGCAAGGCTATGGGAGCAAACAGCACCCATACGACCGTGCGCGTGAGGATGGCGAAAGGGTCGAAGAAGTAGGCAATCTGCACCGAGAACAGAGCAGAGACCAGCACCATCGCGAGGAGGTAGTATTTGACTTGTGGGAAGCCTCTCGCCCCTGCCGCGCGCCGTTTCCACCGCACCAGAAAGCGGTCGGACAGGTCTATGACGGTGCCCATCGGGCAAAACCAGCCGCAGAAGAACCTGCCCAGTACCACTGTGAGTATCAGCATGAACCCCGCCAGAGGGATGAGCGCGCCAATGACCTCCCGCGAGGCAATGAAGGTGCTGAGCACAGCCAGCGGGTCGGCACGGAAGAAGAAGTCTACCGGTATGGGGGAACGCACTGGATACACGGTGAACGCCAGCAGGAGGAGGAACAGGGCGAGGAACACTATCTGCACCATACGCCGAACGTTCTGCATCCGCCAGAAGCGCGGACGCACCCGCCCCGTTTCCCGAAACCGCTTGCGTGCCTCCGTGACCGTGCTCATCCGCTACACCCTCTTGATGTCCAGGCGGTTCAAACGTGCCTCTCCTACGCCCAGCTGGTGAGCGTGCATGATATAACCGATGTCCTCCGGCTTCAAGCCAAAGAGCGTGGTGGCAAAGGCGTCAGCCGCTACGGGGTTCGCTGCGGCGATAACCTGCTGGAGCTGTTTGACCTCTCCCGGTCCCTTGGGTCCCCTGGTGACCAGAATGCGGGTCGCGTCGACAATAGTCAGGTGCGGTTTCACTGCCAGCGCGAAATCGCCAATGCATTCATGCACGCCCTGCACATGCCAGGTCTGACGATCCCATACAATGCCCATCAGGTTCTTGAGCCCCAGCGTGACGCGAGTGGCGCTGTGGTCTTTGGCGACAGGCAGGTTGATGAAGCAGTCTGCTTCCAGCACGTCTTTGGCCACCTGCGTCTGCTGTAGCACCTTGGCGCCAGCGATAGTCACAGGGCGATACATTCCCTCCGCGCTGGCGTTGACGATGACTGCTCCTGCCGTGTCTGCGACCCGGCGAATGCCGCTCATCTCGAAGCAGACGGTAGCCGGGCTGTCGCAAGTGTGTTCCACAATCAGGATGCGCTTGGCACCCGCCTTCTGGCACAGTTCGATCACCGCCGCCACCACTTCCGGGTTGGTGTTTGCCGCCTGTTCGGGGGTGCGCAGCCACGCGGCGTTGGGCTTCAGCACCACCGTGTCGCCCGGGTGCACGAACTTCTCAATGCCTCCCAGCGGTCGCAGGGCGCGTTCCACCAGCTCGCGTGCGTTGCCCCGCGAAGCTACCGCTACGGTGTTCTGTACCTTCTGGAGGTGTTCCGCTTTGGCGGTACTCAGGGGTTTCTGGGTTGCACTGGACTGTCCTCCCGTTCGCCCGGAGCAACCGGCAATCGCCGCCACACCTGCTAACCCTAGCAACTGCAGTACATCGCGCCGGTTCATTAGAAAAAACCTCCTTTATCTTATGGACGCCCGTTCGTTGGCGAAAGGTACACTTTCTTTGGCTGGTGCGGATTCCACCGCGAACGTCTGACTACTGGTATCGCCGGAACAGCTGCTCCACGCTGGCGTTCTCCGTATATGCTTGCTGCTTCACCATCGCCACCTGCTCGTCCAGAGTAGGTTGCTCCACCCGATACAGGATGCCAATCGGGAAGGGCTCCTCTTCCTCTGCCAGGCGTAGAGCCGCGAACTTGTCCGTGGGATCGTGCGTTTCGGGTATCTCGTACACCTTGCCCTTGTAGTAATCGTAGGTTTGCACCTTGTTGAAGGTGACGCAGGGGCTGAACACATCCACCAGCGCGAAGCCGGGATGCCGGATGGCTTCCACGATGATTTTTGCCAGCTGGTTGGGCATACTGGAATACCCTCGTGCCACGAAGGTCGCCCCCGATATGATGGCGAGCTGCAAGGGGTTGATCGCTCCTTCCAGGTTACCAAAGGGGGTAGTCTTCGTTTGGAACCCGGTAGAGCTGGTGGGGGAGGTCTGCCCCTTGGTTAGTCCGTAAATCTGGTTGTTCATGACGAGGTAGGTGATGTCGATATTGCGTCGCGCGGCATGAGGGAAGTGTCCCATCCCGATAGAGTAGCCGTCACCGTCCCCTCCGACACCGATGACTGTGAGCTCGGGATTAGCCAGCTTGATGCCGGTGGCTACCGGCAAGACGCGCCCATGCACGCCGTGGAAACCATAAGTCACCACGAAGCCTGGTAATCGGCTGGAGCACCCGATGCCGGATACCAGCACCGTTTTGTCGGGGTCCAGGTTCAGCTGGCTCATCGCTTTGAACAGCGCGTTGAGCACGCCGTAGTCGCCGCAGCCCGGACACCAGATCGGCTCCAGATCGCTTTTGTAGTCCTTCGGCTGGCGCTGGATGGGCTGAGTGTGCACGCTTAAAGTCTGGGTCTCTGCCATCTTCTTCCTCCTGCTTCACATCCGGGCAACCCGGATGATTTCTTCTCGGATCTCTTCCGGGTCAAACGGTAACCCTGTGTCCTTAGCGTAAGAGACAGGGCGGACATTCGTCTGCGAGCGCAGGTACGCAGCGAACTCACCGGTGAAGTTTTTCTCGGGCACCAGCACCCTTTTCACCTTACTGGCGAACTCTTCGATCACCCTCACCGGCAGTGGCATCAGCATTTTGGGATAAAGCGCGGCTGCTCTCACGCCCTCTTTCTCCGCCAGCTGGATCGCCTCACGGATAACTCCTTCTGTAGAACCCCAGCCGATGATGCCTACGTCCGCCCCTTCTGGTTCTCCCCAGATACGCACAAACTGCTCGGCGTATTGCTCGCTCAGGTGTTGCAGCTTGCGGAACCGCTTGGACTTCATCGCCTGCAGGTTTTCGGGCGTGTAGGTGGGGTCGCTCAACTCGTTATGTTCGATGCCGGTAGCGGTGTAGGCAAGGCCGGGCATGCCCGGTATCGCCATCGGAGAGATACCGGTTTCAGTGATGGCATAGCGGGCATATTCGCCGTTGGTACTGGGTTCCGGGACAATGCGCTCCCAGCGAGGCACTAGCGACAGGTTGGGTTTGGGAATGGTACAGCGGCGGTGTGCCAGCGACTGGTCAGACAGCACGATCACCGGCAGTTGATACCTTTCGGCGATGTTCAGCGCGTGCTGGATCAGGTAGAAGCAGTCTTCCACGCTAGTGGGTGCCATCACCACCCGGGGCGACTCGTTATGCACCCCGTACAGGGCGAGGTTCAGGTCACCTTGAGAGGTCTTTGTGGGCAATCCGGTGCTGGCACCGCCTCGTTGCACGTCCACAATCACTGCAGGGATCTCCGCCTGTGCTGCCAGATTGATCTGTTCCACCATCAGCGAGAGTCCGGGTCCAGAGGTAGCGGTCATCGCCCTTTGACCTGCGTATGCCGCTCCCAGCACCAAACCCAGCGCAGCGATTTCATCCTCTGCCTGTATCACCACCCCTCCAAAGCGCGGCAACACCGGAGCAAGCGCCTCCATGATGTCGGTGGCTGGGGTAATCGGATAGCCTGCGTAGAATGTCAGCCCCCCGTGTATCGCCCCCAAAGCCAACGCTTCGTTGCCGTTGATGACGAGGCGGTCGGGATTTACCTTCTCCACCTTGCCCAGTAAGGGGTCCAGAGGCTCCACATGTTGCGAGATGTAGTGGTAGCCGGCGTGCAATGCCTGAAAGTTCTTCTGCACCACCTCCTCGCCCTTGCGCTTGAAGGTCTGCTCGGCGATCTGTTCACCTGCTTCTACCGGCGCGCCAATATAGCGCAAAATGACCCCCAGAGCGACCATGTTTTTGGTCAGCATCGAGCCAATCTCTTTTTTGGCGATGGTGCCGATAGGGACGGGGATCACGCGGTGGTTGGGGAGGTCGTGGGTAGGCACATTATCGCTGTCATAAATGAGCGTGCCCCCCGGACGCAAAGAGGCGATGTTTTCGCGATAACCCTCCTCGTTGAGCGCAACGAAAATGTCCACACAACTACCGTAGGAAAGAAGCAGATGGTCTGCAACACGTACCTGGTAGAGAACGGTGCCCCCTTTAATCTCTGCGGGATAGGTACGAAAGGTGTATACTTCGTAGCCCAATCGCGCTAACGCCGTTGTCAGCATCTCCCCCAGGCTCAGTACTCCCTCTCCGGACTCTCCCGCCAGGCGCACCACAAAGTCCGTTCGCGAGCCTTCCATTGATTCCACTCCTTCGTGCTGGTGCAGTGCGACATCGCACCTGTGTTTTTCATTATACCGCATTCCGCACCGCGTGTCTGTTGAGCTAGGCAAAAAACGCTCACATACATTCTACCGTAAATCCTCGTCCTTCGCAACAATTCTGCCACGCATCGTGGTATACTAGAAGTAAGCATAGAAAGGGCGATGGAGGTCCGCCTGCCCTTCGGATGAAGGGCGAACCGCCAAAAGAGGCTAATGGCTCCTGTTCGTGTGAACAGTGAGCCATTTTTGCGTTTATAGGGGGTAAAAGATGCACCTGCCGGAGATGGCACTGGAAGAGGCGTTGAGAAGAGGCGAGTGCGCGCTGTGCTGGCTGGCGCATCAGCATCTGCTGCGTCGGGTGGACACGCTCTTCAGCGAGCACGTGCACGACCCGCACTGGCGACAATCCCTGCGCGAAGGCAATGGTTTGTGTGCCTATCACGCCCGTCTGGTGCTCTCACGAGCGGATGTCCTTTCCCTGTCGATAATCGCCGAGGACGTGCTGGCTCATATATCGATAACTGTCCCAGCCCAACGGGCGCGCCATGCGTACTCCTGCCAGTTGTGTGACGCACTGGCGCATGATGTTGCGCAAGCAGCGAATCTGCTGGCACAGCTGCTGCGTCAGGCGGAGTGGCGGGTGCGTTACGAGGCAAGTGAGGGGCTTTGCCTGCCTCACCTGCGGCAGGTACTACAAAGCGCGTCGTCAGAGGTGCAGATGTGGCTTGTCTCTCAGGAGAGCCAGCGATGGCAAGAGTTGCGCAAGCAGCTGCGGGAGGTTATCCGCAAACACGACTACCGCTTCCAGCACGAACCATGGGGTGACGAGGTGGGCAGTTGGCGGCGGGCAATTCACAAGCTCTACGGCATTTTTGCCGAGGAGGTGCACCATGAACGATAGTCATCGCAGACATCTCTTTGCCCTGCTGGTGCAGCTGGAAGATACGGTCAGCCGCATCACGCAGGCAGGCTGGATGGGCATCTCACCCTCTGGCGGTGGGCAGCGGCTGACCCCTCTCCCCCCCTCGCAGTGGCGGATGCTTCAGGAAGCCCTGGAGAGGCTGGTAGACAGTTACCACGATGCGATACACCGCCTGGTTCCCGAACTGACCCAGCAACATGAGCAGCCAGAGCCTATCGAAACCACCTATTACTGGTTGCGCCTGCTGCTGGGTAGCCTGCATGACTCCATCCTTCCTGAGCTGGACCCCGAACGCTTTGAGAGGCGATACGGGGAGCTGAACGAAGAGGAACGGGAGTTGCTCCGTCGGCTGCAGCGCACCATCGAGCGCGAACTGAAACACGTGCAGGACCTCGCACAGATGCACTTCCTGCCGAAACGATAAGGAGGTTTCGAAGAGACAATGAACGTCTGGTGGACGGCGTTTGTCTGGATAGCCCTGGCACTTGCCGCGTCGCTGGTTTCCGTACGGCTGGCGCTGAGTGTGGCTCTGGCGGAAATCCTGTTCGGCGTGCTGGGAGGTAACGTGTTGCACATCCGTCCCAACGAGTGGATTAACTTTCTGGCAGGGCTGGGCGGCGTACTGCTGACCTTTTTGGCAGGCGCGGAAACCGATCGGCGCGTGCTGCGCAGTGAGTGGAGAGGAGCAGTCGCGCTGGGTATGTTCTCTTTCCTTGCCGCGCTGGTCGCTGAAGTAGCGGTGGTTCGGTGGGCGATGGGGTGGACATGGAGCGCTTCGCTCCTCACGGGAGTCGCACTGGCTCCTACCTCTATTGCCATCGTATACACTGTGCTGATGGATACCGGCATGAACCGTGCACCTCTGGGTAGACGGATGTTGGTCGCCTGCTTCCTGTCCAATCTGGCTGCGATGGTGTTGTTGGGCTTGGTTTTTACCAAACCGAGCATGTGGCTAGCTGTGTACCTGATTGCTATTGTGCTGGCTGCCTGGATGGCGCCTCCCGTGAGCTCCTTCTTCTTTCAGAGGTTCGGCACACATGTGACCCACCCGCAAGCGAAGTACCTGTTGTTGCTACTTCTGCTGTTCAACAGCCTGAGTGCACTTGCTGATACGCAGGCGCTGCTAGCAGCTTACCTGCTGGGATGGACACTGTCTGCAGTGTTCTCGAAGCACCGTGAGCCGCTCCACCAGATACGCGCTCTGTCCTTTACTTTCTTCACGCCCTTTTACTTCCTGCGTGCAGGCACCTATGTACAGGCTTCCATTTTCTGGAGTGGTCTGACGGTCATCCTTTTGCTACTGGGGCTTCGTATCCTGAGCAAAGCGGTAACATCCTACCTCGTTTGCCGACGGCTAAGAATGTCGCGCAGGGAATCGATATACACCTCACTGGTGATGAGCACCGGTTTGACTTTCGACATTATTGCTGCTGTTTTTGGTCTATCGCATGGCTATTTGTCCTCTTCCCAGTATACTCTGCTCATCGCGGTGACTATTGGCAGCGCGCTGGTTCCTACCCTCATCGCGCAGACCTTCTTCAAGCCGTTGGTGGAGGATGGAGAGCTGCCGCGTCCAGATATGCAGAGGCAAGCGAGCCTGGCTTACGGTGAGGAGAGATAAAAGGAGGACGAACATGTATACGCGCATTCTGGTCGGATTCGACGGTTCAGAGGGCGCGGAGCGTGCTCTCAACGCAGGGCTTGCTCTCGCAAAGGCACTCGAAGCCGAACTACACGTGATTATGGTGGAGGAAGACCTGCCGAAATACGCCTCCACCATCGGCGAATACGAGGAGGTCAAACAACAGCGCGATGCCTACTTCGCCCAGCTGGAAAGACAGGTGCACCTCGCTGCGCAGCTGGCGGATGTGCCCGTGCAAACACATATCGTGACCGGACACGAGGTGTGGTCTATTGTGGACTTCGTGAAGCATCATCAGGTAGACCTGGTGGTTATCGGACACCAGGGACATTCCACGCTACACGAAAGGGTGTTCGGCAGCACTGCTTCGTCCATCGTGGCGCACGTGCCCTGTCATGTGCTGGTGGTTAAATAGAAGGAGCTGAACCGCCTGCGGGAGAATCTCCCTTCGCCTTTCGCACAGGAGGCTTATGTTTCGTGAAAACACTCTCGCGCTCGGTGCTCTTTGTCGTGTTGCTGGGGCTGGTGAGCCTTTGTGCAGATATGACTTACGAAGGCGCACGCAGTATCACCGGTCCCTTCTTGGGCACGCTGGGTGCCACCGGAGCGGTGGTGGGTTTCGTCTCCGGGCTGGGGGAGCTGGTCGGCTATGTGCTGCGTCTTGCCTCCGGCTACCTCAGTGATCGCACGCGCCGCTACTGGCTACTGACCTTCGTCGGCTATACGGTGAACCTGCTGGCGGTTCCTCTGCTTGCGCTGACGGGGCACTGGCTGCTGGCGTCCACGCTCATCGTGGTGGAACGCCTCGGCAAAGCCATCCGCACCCCCGCCCGCGACGCGATGCTCTCGCACGCCACCAGGCAGATGGGGCACGGATGGGGCTTCGGTCTGCACGAGGCGATGGACCAGATAGGCGCGGTGCTGGGACCTCTCATCGTTTTCGCCACCCTCTCGGTGCGCAATGACTACCGACTGGGTTTCGCTGTGCTGCTGGCACCTGCGTTGCTGGCGCTGATCGCTCTGGGCATCGCGCGATGGCAGTTCCCACGACCGCAGGATTTGGAAGCGAAAGCGGTCACTCTGCAAACGCGAGGTTTTACCCCAACCTACTGGCTGTATCTGGGCGCGGTTGGGCTGGTAGCGGCTGGCTACGCCGACTTCCCGCTGATGGCGTACCACTTTGGCAAAACGGGGCTGGTCTCTTCCAGCCACATTGCCCTGTTCTACGCGCTGGCAATGGGGGTGGACGCTATCGGTGCGCTGGTGCTGGGGCGACTGTTTGACCGAATCGGCTTTGCCACGCTCATCCTAGCAACGGTGATTTCCGCCGGCTTTGCTCCACTGGCTTTCCTGGGGGGTTTTTCAGGAGCGGTTGCCGGAGCGGTTCTCTGGGGCATCGGCATGAGCGCACAGGAATCGGTGATGCGTGCGGCGGTAGCACGCCTAGTCCCCTCCGAACGTCGCGGCACGGGCTACGGCGTATTCCATACTGGCTACGGGTTGGCATGGTTTGCAGGCAGTGCGCTGATAGGGTGGCTGTACGACCGCTCGGTGATGGGTCTGGTAGCGTTTTCAGTGCTAGCGCAGGTGGCGGCGCTGGCGGTGTTCATCGTGCTGGCACGCGCACACAATCGGCATCTGGCGTGAAAATCAGCACGAGCGGAGGTTCGATTCAAACCTTTTCAGCAACTTCCACCCAGCCGGGAGCATCGCTGTCGCCAGCAGTATTTTGATCAGGTCGCCCGGGATAAACGGTAAACACCCTGCAACCAGCACCCTCTCGGCACCGACAAAGTACGCCAGCCACGGCAGCCCGAAGAGGTAAATCACCACATTGCCCAGGAACATAGCGGTCAAAGCCGTACCGAACCTTCTGTCCCA contains these protein-coding regions:
- a CDS encoding potassium transporter Kef, producing the protein MNVWWTAFVWIALALAASLVSVRLALSVALAEILFGVLGGNVLHIRPNEWINFLAGLGGVLLTFLAGAETDRRVLRSEWRGAVALGMFSFLAALVAEVAVVRWAMGWTWSASLLTGVALAPTSIAIVYTVLMDTGMNRAPLGRRMLVACFLSNLAAMVLLGLVFTKPSMWLAVYLIAIVLAAWMAPPVSSFFFQRFGTHVTHPQAKYLLLLLLLFNSLSALADTQALLAAYLLGWTLSAVFSKHREPLHQIRALSFTFFTPFYFLRAGTYVQASIFWSGLTVILLLLGLRILSKAVTSYLVCRRLRMSRRESIYTSLVMSTGLTFDIIAAVFGLSHGYLSSSQYTLLIAVTIGSALVPTLIAQTFFKPLVEDGELPRPDMQRQASLAYGEER
- a CDS encoding 2-oxoglutarate synthase codes for the protein MAETQTLSVHTQPIQRQPKDYKSDLEPIWCPGCGDYGVLNALFKAMSQLNLDPDKTVLVSGIGCSSRLPGFVVTYGFHGVHGRVLPVATGIKLANPELTVIGVGGDGDGYSIGMGHFPHAARRNIDITYLVMNNQIYGLTKGQTSPTSSTGFQTKTTPFGNLEGAINPLQLAIISGATFVARGYSSMPNQLAKIIVEAIRHPGFALVDVFSPCVTFNKVQTYDYYKGKVYEIPETHDPTDKFAALRLAEEEEPFPIGILYRVEQPTLDEQVAMVKQQAYTENASVEQLFRRYQ
- a CDS encoding (4Fe-4S)-binding protein, giving the protein MSTVTEARKRFRETGRVRPRFWRMQNVRRMVQIVFLALFLLLLAFTVYPVRSPIPVDFFFRADPLAVLSTFIASREVIGALIPLAGFMLILTVVLGRFFCGWFCPMGTVIDLSDRFLVRWKRRAAGARGFPQVKYYLLAMVLVSALFSVQIAYFFDPFAILTRTVVWVLFAPIALLGRMLTGSPMVADWAPALTHIPFVPESQPHYRMNLLAALLFGGILALGLVSRRFWCRNLCPLGALLALLSGWGIVRRQTQSDRCIECHRCDRECKMGSILPDSHRYLARECIYCYNCVSVCAPGATSFPITLRREGFETGTDIHRRRLLGFAALGMLWAGISAGDTSAKRVGNSPIKASSPFRIRPPGSLPEDQFLQKCVRCSLCMKVCPTNGLQPALTEAGIEGFWTPVLVPRIGHCAQHCTACGDVCPTDAIQPFTAEEKKYLFIGRAYIDRSTCIVWAQDKKCLVCDEHCSYRALYWKVVDGLRRPFVNEYLCTGCGECEAKCPVQPIAAIRVNTMGDLRHLTREAQKRFYERHLEKKE
- the ytcD gene encoding universal stress protein, which encodes MYTRILVGFDGSEGAERALNAGLALAKALEAELHVIMVEEDLPKYASTIGEYEEVKQQRDAYFAQLERQVHLAAQLADVPVQTHIVTGHEVWSIVDFVKHHQVDLVVIGHQGHSTLHERVFGSTASSIVAHVPCHVLVVK
- a CDS encoding pyruvate ferredoxin oxidoreductase; amino-acid sequence: MEGSRTDFVVRLAGESGEGVLSLGEMLTTALARLGYEVYTFRTYPAEIKGGTVLYQVRVADHLLLSYGSCVDIFVALNEEGYRENIASLRPGGTLIYDSDNVPTHDLPNHRVIPVPIGTIAKKEIGSMLTKNMVALGVILRYIGAPVEAGEQIAEQTFKRKGEEVVQKNFQALHAGYHYISQHVEPLDPLLGKVEKVNPDRLVINGNEALALGAIHGGLTFYAGYPITPATDIMEALAPVLPRFGGVVIQAEDEIAALGLVLGAAYAGQRAMTATSGPGLSLMVEQINLAAQAEIPAVIVDVQRGGASTGLPTKTSQGDLNLALYGVHNESPRVVMAPTSVEDCFYLIQHALNIAERYQLPVIVLSDQSLAHRRCTIPKPNLSLVPRWERIVPEPSTNGEYARYAITETGISPMAIPGMPGLAYTATGIEHNELSDPTYTPENLQAMKSKRFRKLQHLSEQYAEQFVRIWGEPEGADVGIIGWGSTEGVIREAIQLAEKEGVRAAALYPKMLMPLPVRVIEEFASKVKRVLVPEKNFTGEFAAYLRSQTNVRPVSYAKDTGLPFDPEEIREEIIRVARM
- a CDS encoding MFS transporter, giving the protein MKTLSRSVLFVVLLGLVSLCADMTYEGARSITGPFLGTLGATGAVVGFVSGLGELVGYVLRLASGYLSDRTRRYWLLTFVGYTVNLLAVPLLALTGHWLLASTLIVVERLGKAIRTPARDAMLSHATRQMGHGWGFGLHEAMDQIGAVLGPLIVFATLSVRNDYRLGFAVLLAPALLALIALGIARWQFPRPQDLEAKAVTLQTRGFTPTYWLYLGAVGLVAAGYADFPLMAYHFGKTGLVSSSHIALFYALAMGVDAIGALVLGRLFDRIGFATLILATVISAGFAPLAFLGGFSGAVAGAVLWGIGMSAQESVMRAAVARLVPSERRGTGYGVFHTGYGLAWFAGSALIGWLYDRSVMGLVAFSVLAQVAALAVFIVLARAHNRHLA